Sequence from the Paenibacillus riograndensis SBR5 genome:
GATGGCCCCTGCCTTTAGCAGAGGGATTGTCTATAATAAAGTGCATGTCCCCAACAAAAGCGGAAACAGTCCGAACAACAGCATCAATATTAATGTAGGAGCGGTGAATCCCGCTGATGTGAATGTGACGGCCTACGCCGACAATGGCTCTGGGATAACCGTATCGGGAACCTACCCGGCGTTTACGGTTAGCGGCCTGCCAGTGGGTGTATATAAGGCGGTAAAGATAAAAGTAGCCGATAAATATTCAACCAACTCCAAGGAATATGTGCTGGATGTGATCCGCTATCCGGAAAATGATGCCAATCTGGCCGCGTCAAATGGGCTTTCCGTATCCAATTCAGGCACTGGACAAGCCATAGCCCTGTCTCCAGGCTACAGCAGCAATACAGGCAATTACACTGCCACCGTTGAGAACAATGTAAGCTCCTTAAAAGTGGATGTTATCAAGTCCAGTATGTTTGCGGCAGCAACACTAAACGGAATAGGCATCGGCTCGGCCGAATCCGCCGCAGCTACAGGGAATGTCAGCCTGGCCTATGGAAAAAATGTAATTTCCGTAGTGGTTACTGCAGAAGACGGCAAGACGGTAAAAACGTATACTATTACGGTTGTAAGGAAGCTGTCTGGTGATGCCGGCCTGACTAATCTGACCGCTTCGCCGGATGGGCTGTCGCCAGTCTTTGACACCAATCAGCCGGATTATACGATGGCTGTGGCCAACGCTGTAACGGCTGCGGAATTTACTCCGACAGCCGCTGAAGGTGCAAGCATTAAGGTGAATGGTGTGGATCACCCTAGCGGCACTCCTTTCTTCATAACCAATCTTGCAGCAGGCAATAACAAGTATCTGATTGAGGTAACGGCACAGGACGGAGTGACGAAGAAGTCTTACAGTCTGTTCATTCTGCGCGCACCTTCGGATGTGGCCGATCTTTCGGGCTTGACTGTCTCATCAGGGACATTGTCGCCTGTGTTTAATAACGATGATACCGGGTATTCGGTTGAGGTTCCGAATGAGGTTTCGTCCCTGGAAATCACTCCGAAGCTGCTGGATGCTGCGGCAGGCCTGTCTGTAGACGGGAATGTGCATATCGATGATACAGCCTACACCAAAAACCTGAATGTCGGCATGAACACAGTCAAGATCGTTGTTGTCTCGCAGAGTGGCGTACGTGAGAAAACAACCCTTGTAAATATTATCAGAAAAGCTTCTTCCAATGCGGACCTGTCCAGCCTGGTTCTTTCAGACGGCCAGCTCGACCCTGCTTATGACAAGAACCAGACCCGGTATGCCGTTACTGTGGACAACCAAGTGTCTGAGCTTGCGGTAACTCCAACACCCGAGGACGTTCATGCAACAGTTAGTCTGAACGGCAACGTGACACCTAACGCTCAGCCAAGATGGGTCGATCTGCAGGTGGGGGTCAACGAGTTCAATGTTCTGGTCCAAGCGGAAGATGGTGTAACTGCGAAGAATTATGTACTGACGATTGTCCGCAAGGCATCTTCCGATGCGGATTTAATCAATATCACCTTGTCTGGCAAGCCGCTGTCCGGCGGATTTGACCGTACAACTTCGACCTATTTTGAATATGTCGCCAATAATATCGACAGTATGGCTGTTACGGCGACTACAAGTGACGAACAGGCTACTTATACAATCAACGGAGTCCAGTCCGCAGGCGGTGTGCCGGTTCCTTTGGCTGTAGGTGAAAATGTAGTTACAATAGCTGTTACGGCCGCTGACAAAGTAACTACCAAGGAATACACGGTAACCATCGTCCGTGCGGCTTCGTCCAATGCGAATTTGCTTGAGCTGACGATGACTGACTTATCGGATAATGCGATCTCCCTTACACCGGTTATGGGTACCCTCAGTTACAACGGCACTGTGGAGGATTCGGTTTCAGCAGCTAAGCTGAAGGCGGTTGTTGACGATGCGAATGCAAGCACCTCCGTATCAGTGAATGGAGTTTGGATCGAAGATCTGAATGCTGTGCCTTTGACTACAGGATTAAATGTGATTGAAGTCAATGTCACGGCCCAAGATGGAAGCATGAAGGTATACACCATTAATCTCGTGCGAAATCCAAGCACAGATGCTGCGCTTTTAGAGATGAGAATTACCCCTGGCGAACTAACACCGGGCTTCCAGCCAGGGATCAGTGATTATTCGGTTAATGTGGACAATAGTGTAAGCAGCATGGATTTTTCAATAGTGACGAATCATGAGGCGGCAACCTATGTCCTGAAAAAGAATGGAGCCTCTACTGGTGTCACTGGAAACACTGTGGCCCTGGATGAGGGAACAAATCAAATTACAGTACAGGTTACGGCTGCTGATGCGAGCACCCAAATGACCTATACAGTTACTGTGAATCGTGCCATACTGCCGAAGGATTCTTCTCTTGCGGATTTGGCCGTCAGTTCTGTGGCAGGAACGGAGATCCTGAACCCTGAGTTTTCAGCTGAAATCTTCAAGTATTCCTTGTCCGTACCTTATGAAGTGAGTCAGGTAGAACTGGATGCGCTAAAAGGAGACATAAATGCGCGGTTAACTGTAAATGGTGTTACAGTAGATAACCCGATGCTTGTCAAATTAGCAGAAGGGCTAAATACTGTAAACTTAAAGGTTACAGCTCAGGATGGTAAGACAGAAAGTGTATATGAGGTGGAAATCACCCGGAAATCACGCTCTTCCAATGCTGATTTGAACAATATCAGCGTAATAGCCGGAGCTTTGGACCCCGCCTTTGATCCAGCTGTTTCCGAGTATACGGTAGAGGTAGAAAATGACGTGGATTCTATCGCCCTGAACCCGGTAGTGGCTGATACAAAAGCGGGAAGCCAAATCATTGGCAGAGACGGAGCCTCTCTGAACCATCTGGTTGAAGGGGATAATGTATTTGATATTTTGGTCACTGCGGAGGACGGGACGGTAAAAATCTACACGGTTAAGGTTATTAAGGCCAAGCCTGCAGCTACACCAACACCTACGGTAACACCAACGGCTACACCAACACCAACACCGACCGTGACGCCAACGGCAACACCGTCAACAGAACCATCGGCAACACCGTCGACAGAACCATCAGCAACGCCAACGGTGGAACCAACAGAATCACCAATACCAACGGCAGAGCCGACGGAAACACCGGCACCGACACCAGTTACACCGGCTACACCGACACCGACGGTAAAACCAACAGAGCAACCAACAGAGCAACCAACAGAGAAACCAACAGAGAAACCAACAGAGCAACCAACAGAGCAACCAACAGAGAAACCAACAGAGAAACCAACAGAGAAACCAACAGAGAAACCAACAGAGAAACCAACAGAGAAACCAACAGAGAAACCAACAGAAGAACCAACAGAGAAGCCAACGGAGAAACCAACAGAAACACCAACGGCAACGCCAACAGAAACACCAGCCACACCGGCACCGGCCACACCGGACCCTGTCACACCAACTGCGACAGCGTTGACCGAGCGAATTACCGTGAAGGTGGAATCCGGACAGTTGGGGCTAGGCTCTGTATTGGCGGAGACGGTCATTCAACGCACTAAGGATTCAGGCGGGATTCTGCATGATGTGGTCAACTTCACAATGGACCGGGTGGATGAGGTTGTCCGGAAAATCACCGGAACCTTGGATAACACGGCCCGGATCATGATCCCGGATGAGAAGGATCAGGTTGCGGATATTAATGTGAATGTTCCTAAAGATGCGATTAAGACACTTGGTGATTCTAACGTGAACCTGGAGATTTTCACAGATAACGTAAGAATTCTTATAGCACAGTCATCATTGGATACTTTCACAGAAGACCTATTTTTCCATGTTGTGCCAATTAAAGACCAGTCGCTGCGCAAAGAGGTCGAAGACCGGGCCAGAATTGAGCGGATTGTCAGAGAAATAGCAGCAGACAAACAAATTGATGTTGTGGCCCGTCCGATGACTATTGAAACCAATATGCAGAGCAGACCGGTTACAATTACGCTTCCTTTGCGTGACGTGCAGCTGCCGGCCACTCTCCCGGAGAGAGAAGACTTCCTGTCCAATCTGGTGATCTTTATCGAGCATAGTGACGGTGATAAAGAGCTGAAGAAGGCGAAAATTGTTGATTACAAGCCGGGCGAACTTGG
This genomic interval carries:
- a CDS encoding cadherin-like beta sandwich domain-containing protein; this translates as MALILILIVSNFYGIPYVAQAQTSGPFDTVMEDTLEPAGQSVSVINSNGIGITEVDNTNGQWQYSAGGNFWLSIVAPDPGKIAVFGRDVMIRFVPKKDWNGTAQIRYRGWLSSGEQSSNYVNVNAEYTGDAESYSESVQAAQIVVTPVNDAPYISELSGSTYLDFDGVGYVTIPDLNIYSNSLTIETWVNASSAPTWARIFDTSYGPDNFNLHLTFEGSTGRLALEALPQKGPRVKSYLVRTTEQLPLNQWVHVAAVYNAVEKKAYIYWNGILKGSGFMDLTDMAKGSAANSNIQRPYNYIGESTWSQDANYVGGMRDYRIWNKAKTQAEIESQMNTSLTGTETNLMVNYKFNNPDDGAVAKDSSAGQRNGNIISGKWLSGTGFNSNVVTPVNTPVSKPFKVTDVDAGDVLTLSATSSNTSLLPNASITFSGEGPERSINLTPAANMTGTSTIKVTVSDGMTSSTSSFLLSVVAGKYDLKFITPAVGVMAPAFSRGIVYNKVHVPNKSGNSPNNSININVGAVNPADVNVTAYADNGSGITVSGTYPAFTVSGLPVGVYKAVKIKVADKYSTNSKEYVLDVIRYPENDANLAASNGLSVSNSGTGQAIALSPGYSSNTGNYTATVENNVSSLKVDVIKSSMFAAATLNGIGIGSAESAAATGNVSLAYGKNVISVVVTAEDGKTVKTYTITVVRKLSGDAGLTNLTASPDGLSPVFDTNQPDYTMAVANAVTAAEFTPTAAEGASIKVNGVDHPSGTPFFITNLAAGNNKYLIEVTAQDGVTKKSYSLFILRAPSDVADLSGLTVSSGTLSPVFNNDDTGYSVEVPNEVSSLEITPKLLDAAAGLSVDGNVHIDDTAYTKNLNVGMNTVKIVVVSQSGVREKTTLVNIIRKASSNADLSSLVLSDGQLDPAYDKNQTRYAVTVDNQVSELAVTPTPEDVHATVSLNGNVTPNAQPRWVDLQVGVNEFNVLVQAEDGVTAKNYVLTIVRKASSDADLINITLSGKPLSGGFDRTTSTYFEYVANNIDSMAVTATTSDEQATYTINGVQSAGGVPVPLAVGENVVTIAVTAADKVTTKEYTVTIVRAASSNANLLELTMTDLSDNAISLTPVMGTLSYNGTVEDSVSAAKLKAVVDDANASTSVSVNGVWIEDLNAVPLTTGLNVIEVNVTAQDGSMKVYTINLVRNPSTDAALLEMRITPGELTPGFQPGISDYSVNVDNSVSSMDFSIVTNHEAATYVLKKNGASTGVTGNTVALDEGTNQITVQVTAADASTQMTYTVTVNRAILPKDSSLADLAVSSVAGTEILNPEFSAEIFKYSLSVPYEVSQVELDALKGDINARLTVNGVTVDNPMLVKLAEGLNTVNLKVTAQDGKTESVYEVEITRKSRSSNADLNNISVIAGALDPAFDPAVSEYTVEVENDVDSIALNPVVADTKAGSQIIGRDGASLNHLVEGDNVFDILVTAEDGTVKIYTVKVIKAKPAATPTPTVTPTATPTPTPTVTPTATPSTEPSATPSTEPSATPTVEPTESPIPTAEPTETPAPTPVTPATPTPTVKPTEQPTEQPTEKPTEKPTEQPTEQPTEKPTEKPTEKPTEKPTEKPTEKPTEKPTEEPTEKPTEKPTETPTATPTETPATPAPATPDPVTPTATALTERITVKVESGQLGLGSVLAETVIQRTKDSGGILHDVVNFTMDRVDEVVRKITGTLDNTARIMIPDEKDQVADINVNVPKDAIKTLGDSNVNLEIFTDNVRILIAQSSLDTFTEDLFFHVVPIKDQSLRKEVEDRARIERIVREIAADKQIDVVARPMTIETNMQSRPVTITLPLRDVQLPATLPEREDFLSNLVIFIEHSDGDKELKKAKIVDYKPGELGLQFNVDKFSTFTILNMEGWEQYLAATEAAQLLQQNQNHHKAFITGYSDGTFKPNHSITRAEMAAILARNLGYDASAAPAVSSYPDVRDSHWAKGAIEFVKEAGLMQGNEKGRFLPDAPISRGEMAAIASRYKKLDTTAATSGGGFKDAAGHWAAKDIEAASKAGIINGYEDGTYRPGGNLTRAEAVKVVNRLFGRGPLYGAATPSWPDEPATNWAYNEIEEASIDHTFTVRNEGGETLSQ